Proteins from a genomic interval of Microbacterium esteraromaticum:
- a CDS encoding glucosamine-6-phosphate deaminase — protein MAEVVILPSKAEAGALIADEIVRLIDTVAEPVLGLATGSTPLPVYEALRDRLAGHDVSHLRGFALDEYVGIDPAHPESYRSVITREVIEPLGLDPDRIRVPNGAIESVEHAGADYEAAIAAAGGVDLQILGIGTDGHIGFNEPGSSFASSTRVKTLTERTREDNARFFDSIDDVPRHCVTQGLGTILRAKHLVLLAFGEGKARAVAGAVEGPVSAILPASAIQLHPHVTVVLDEAAASELKLADYYRYSYENKPAWQGI, from the coding sequence ATGGCTGAAGTCGTCATCCTCCCCAGCAAGGCCGAAGCAGGCGCGCTCATCGCCGACGAGATCGTTCGACTGATCGACACGGTCGCCGAGCCCGTGCTGGGGCTTGCCACGGGGTCGACTCCCTTGCCGGTCTATGAGGCATTGCGTGATCGCCTGGCCGGCCACGACGTATCGCACCTGCGTGGATTCGCGCTCGACGAGTACGTCGGCATCGATCCGGCCCACCCCGAGAGCTACCGTTCGGTCATCACCCGCGAGGTCATCGAACCTCTGGGGCTGGACCCCGATCGGATCCGCGTGCCCAACGGAGCCATCGAGAGCGTCGAGCACGCCGGCGCCGATTACGAGGCGGCGATCGCGGCCGCGGGCGGCGTCGACCTGCAGATCCTCGGGATCGGCACAGACGGCCACATCGGGTTCAACGAGCCCGGTTCGTCGTTCGCCTCCAGCACACGCGTCAAGACGCTCACCGAGCGCACCCGTGAGGACAACGCCCGGTTCTTCGACTCGATCGACGACGTGCCCCGGCACTGCGTCACCCAGGGGCTGGGAACGATCCTGCGCGCCAAGCACCTCGTGCTGCTCGCGTTCGGTGAGGGCAAAGCGCGCGCCGTGGCCGGGGCCGTTGAAGGGCCCGTCAGCGCGATCCTGCCGGCCTCGGCCATCCAGCTGCATCCGCATGTGACGGTCGTGCTCGACGAAGCCGCCGCCAGCGAACTGAAGCTTGCCGACTACTACCGCTACAGCTACGAGAACAAGCCCGCCTGGCAGGGCATCTGA
- a CDS encoding NUDIX hydrolase, with protein sequence MPDIHVSAAVIVDRAGHALVVRKHGTTRFMQPGGKPEPGETAAQTLIRELEEELALRVDETALQPLGRFVSAAANEPDHRVVAEAFALRAESSDVVVQAELAELRWLAPGDMHSVPLAPLSVEHLLPLAWR encoded by the coding sequence ATGCCTGATATCCACGTCAGCGCCGCGGTGATCGTCGACCGCGCCGGCCACGCACTCGTGGTGCGCAAGCACGGCACCACCCGGTTCATGCAGCCCGGTGGCAAGCCCGAACCCGGCGAGACCGCCGCGCAGACGCTCATTCGGGAACTGGAGGAGGAGCTCGCTCTGCGGGTCGACGAGACGGCGCTGCAGCCGCTGGGAAGGTTCGTTTCGGCAGCGGCCAACGAGCCCGATCACCGCGTGGTCGCCGAGGCATTCGCGCTGCGGGCGGAATCTTCGGACGTCGTCGTGCAGGCCGAACTGGCCGAGCTGCGTTGGCTCGCCCCGGGCGATATGCACAGCGTTCCGCTCGCCCCGCTCAGCGTGGAGCATCTGCTTCCGCTCGCGTGGCGCTGA
- a CDS encoding FAD-binding oxidoreductase, translating to MTDVVALLRTELGDIVDTTSGALEAARADRSGHRSAGRPLAVVHARTVDHVQRTMRIASQTDTPVVARGAGTGLAGGANAGPGEIVLSTAAMTGILEVRPDDLIAVVEPGILNADLNAHLAHHDLWWAPDPASREISTVGGNIATGAGGLLCAKYGVVRDAVLGVDLVLADGRMLRLGHRTVKGVTGLDLTSLAIGSEGRLGVIVGATLKLRRRPAGVVCTLTASFPTVSAAAAGAAAVTAAGVQPSIMELMDATALAAVHDLLGMPLPAARSAQLTIQTDGSAARDEAAAIAHVLEASGGTVAVTDDPDAGEELLRVRRSMHPAMAALGTTLIEDVAVPRSAMAAMFDEIERIEQQHGVSIPTVAHAGDGNLHPNFIFDGEDVPDHVWAAADDLFRTAVRLGGTLTGEHGIGMLKSRWLAEELGADQWQLQRDIVRVFDPQGILNPGKVFDA from the coding sequence ATGACCGACGTCGTCGCGCTGCTGCGGACCGAACTCGGCGATATCGTCGATACGACGTCCGGCGCGCTCGAGGCCGCCAGGGCCGACCGTAGCGGACATCGTTCTGCCGGGCGCCCTCTGGCCGTGGTGCATGCCAGAACCGTCGACCATGTGCAGCGCACGATGCGCATCGCCTCGCAGACCGATACCCCGGTCGTGGCCCGCGGTGCGGGTACGGGCCTCGCGGGCGGCGCGAACGCCGGCCCCGGCGAGATCGTGCTGTCGACAGCGGCGATGACCGGCATCCTCGAAGTACGGCCCGATGATCTCATCGCGGTCGTCGAGCCGGGCATCCTCAACGCCGACCTGAACGCGCATCTGGCACACCACGACCTGTGGTGGGCGCCCGACCCTGCCAGCCGCGAGATCAGCACGGTCGGCGGCAACATCGCCACCGGTGCCGGCGGCCTGCTGTGTGCAAAGTACGGCGTCGTGCGCGATGCGGTGCTCGGGGTGGATCTGGTGCTCGCCGACGGACGGATGCTGCGCCTCGGCCACCGCACGGTGAAGGGCGTCACAGGCCTGGATCTGACCTCGCTGGCGATCGGTTCCGAAGGCCGACTGGGCGTCATCGTGGGTGCGACGCTCAAGTTACGCCGGCGCCCTGCGGGCGTCGTCTGCACGCTCACGGCTTCGTTCCCGACAGTGAGCGCTGCGGCAGCGGGCGCGGCCGCAGTGACGGCCGCCGGCGTGCAGCCGTCGATCATGGAGCTCATGGACGCCACGGCGCTAGCCGCCGTCCACGATCTGCTGGGGATGCCGCTACCAGCCGCGCGATCCGCGCAGCTGACCATCCAGACCGATGGCTCGGCCGCACGCGACGAGGCTGCCGCGATCGCACACGTGCTCGAAGCGTCCGGCGGCACTGTCGCGGTCACGGATGATCCGGATGCCGGCGAGGAACTCCTGCGCGTGCGCCGCTCCATGCACCCGGCGATGGCCGCGCTTGGCACGACGCTGATCGAGGACGTCGCTGTTCCGCGCAGCGCGATGGCGGCGATGTTCGACGAGATCGAGCGGATCGAGCAACAGCACGGCGTCAGCATCCCGACCGTCGCGCATGCGGGCGATGGCAACCTGCATCCGAACTTCATCTTCGACGGCGAGGACGTACCCGATCACGTCTGGGCCGCCGCCGACGATCTCTTCCGCACGGCGGTGCGGCTGGGCGGCACCCTCACCGGTGAACACGGCATCGGCATGCTGAAGAGCCGCTGGTTGGCCGAGGAACTGGGTGCTGACCAATGGCAGCTGCAACGCGATATCGTGCGCGTGTTCGATCCACAAGGAATCCTCAACCCGGGAAAGGTGTTCGATGCCTGA
- a CDS encoding YrdB family protein, translated as MSQDPATEAGVTRPNVTPLDIIRVLVLLAALASLALWGFATWAMPWSIVVGIGAPLIVLVLWALVLSSKPVLRLHPFLRALVELLIYVGVTLAWWSMGSTWIGIAFAVVAVATGVISGRRAFR; from the coding sequence ATGTCCCAGGATCCCGCCACCGAAGCCGGTGTGACCCGCCCGAACGTCACCCCGCTCGACATCATCCGCGTGCTCGTGCTGCTGGCAGCCCTTGCCAGCCTCGCCCTGTGGGGCTTCGCCACGTGGGCGATGCCGTGGAGCATCGTCGTCGGCATCGGTGCGCCGCTGATCGTGCTGGTGCTGTGGGCGCTCGTGCTCTCATCGAAGCCCGTGCTGCGTCTGCACCCGTTCCTGCGCGCCCTGGTCGAACTGCTGATCTACGTGGGTGTCACGCTGGCATGGTGGTCGATGGGCTCCACGTGGATCGGCATCGCTTTCGCCGTGGTGGCTGTCGCAACGGGGGTCATCTCCGGGCGCCGCGCCTTCCGCTGA
- a CDS encoding sigma-70 family RNA polymerase sigma factor: protein MGDQKADHSASADADLVLRARSGDTEAFAELWRRHHMSGLTVARSVTSSIDPDDLVQEAYARIYQAILKGGGPNGSFRAYLFTSIRNTAAAWGRSRREVPIDEMDAVVDPHSTDSAADEALDRGLTAQAFRSLPSRWQEVLWYSEIEQMKPAEIAPLLGMTAGAVSQLTFRAREGLREAWIQAHLRSVAEGSECQWTIEHLGAHSRGNLGPRAQQRIDAHLASCTRCIIVAAEAKDVSGRLAIVILPLVLGAGAASSYLATLQGGGAPIVALAAMPAGVVDVATIGGTTSSVGAPTISGAGAVPPSMGGAEAAGAAGSGSTGAGAGSVAGIGALVGAGSAALVVAGVVAAVAVVPALTSAGSATSSPSASLSDSSAITSEVNPDTSRPLENPLVIEVDDEPPAAPSPLPGVEAAPPADETTTSEPAAPETAPAPDPSPEPTVTPEPSPTPTVTPEPTPTVTPEPTPTVTPKPTVTPKPTPTLTVTPKPTPTVTPKPTVTPTAPPTPTPTPTPTPTPTPVPEPEQDLAPIVWDGQREVWVDDALRTHYVLSISGTPNAVVQAWMGGRAGGGDEIVLDGHGEGLIDLRPNGLQLAFGTELGLRYVIDGEPGEWTYFTIESALRR, encoded by the coding sequence GTGGGAGACCAGAAAGCCGATCATTCGGCATCCGCCGATGCAGACCTGGTGTTGCGTGCGCGATCGGGCGACACCGAGGCATTCGCGGAACTCTGGCGACGACACCACATGTCCGGCCTGACCGTGGCACGGTCGGTGACGTCATCGATCGACCCGGACGATCTGGTGCAAGAGGCCTACGCCCGCATCTACCAGGCGATCCTCAAGGGCGGCGGCCCGAATGGGTCGTTCCGCGCGTACCTGTTCACCAGCATCCGCAACACCGCGGCGGCATGGGGGCGCTCCCGCCGCGAGGTTCCCATCGATGAGATGGACGCGGTCGTCGATCCGCACAGTACCGACTCGGCCGCCGATGAAGCGTTGGATCGCGGGCTGACTGCTCAAGCGTTCCGGTCGCTTCCCTCGCGCTGGCAGGAAGTGCTCTGGTACTCCGAGATCGAGCAGATGAAGCCGGCCGAGATCGCACCTCTGCTCGGGATGACCGCCGGCGCGGTCTCCCAGTTGACCTTCCGCGCGCGGGAGGGCCTGCGCGAAGCGTGGATCCAAGCGCATCTGCGCAGCGTCGCTGAGGGCTCCGAGTGCCAGTGGACGATCGAACACCTCGGCGCTCATTCACGCGGCAATCTCGGACCGCGTGCGCAGCAGCGTATCGACGCGCACCTCGCCTCGTGCACGCGGTGCATCATCGTCGCCGCCGAGGCGAAGGACGTCTCCGGGCGCCTGGCGATCGTCATCCTTCCGCTCGTACTGGGCGCTGGCGCCGCCTCCAGCTACCTCGCCACTTTGCAGGGTGGCGGTGCGCCGATCGTCGCATTGGCCGCGATGCCCGCGGGTGTGGTGGATGTCGCCACAATCGGCGGGACGACATCAAGTGTCGGTGCACCGACGATCTCCGGGGCGGGCGCGGTACCGCCGAGCATGGGCGGCGCCGAAGCTGCGGGAGCCGCGGGCTCCGGCAGCACTGGCGCGGGTGCGGGTTCCGTCGCCGGAATCGGCGCACTGGTCGGTGCGGGTTCGGCCGCGCTGGTCGTCGCCGGCGTCGTCGCCGCTGTCGCGGTAGTGCCCGCATTGACGTCGGCGGGCAGCGCCACCTCTTCACCGAGCGCCTCGCTGTCGGACTCGTCGGCGATCACTTCCGAGGTGAACCCCGACACATCGAGGCCACTTGAGAACCCGCTGGTGATCGAGGTCGACGACGAGCCGCCGGCGGCGCCGTCGCCCCTGCCGGGCGTCGAGGCTGCGCCTCCGGCCGACGAGACCACCACCAGCGAACCCGCCGCGCCCGAGACGGCCCCCGCGCCCGACCCGAGCCCGGAGCCGACGGTCACACCCGAGCCGAGCCCGACTCCGACGGTCACACCCGAGCCGACTCCGACGGTCACGCCCGAGCCCACTCCCACCGTGACGCCGAAGCCGACAGTCACGCCGAAGCCGACACCCACCCTCACGGTCACGCCGAAGCCGACACCGACAGTCACGCCGAAGCCGACCGTCACACCGACGGCCCCACCGACGCCAACGCCAACGCCAACGCCAACCCCAACGCCAACCCCCGTACCCGAGCCAGAGCAGGATCTCGCACCGATCGTGTGGGACGGTCAGCGCGAGGTCTGGGTCGACGACGCATTGAGGACCCACTACGTCCTGTCCATCAGCGGCACCCCGAACGCCGTCGTGCAGGCGTGGATGGGTGGCCGCGCCGGCGGAGGCGATGAGATCGTCCTCGACGGCCACGGCGAGGGCCTGATCGATCTGCGTCCGAACGGCCTGCAGCTCGCGTTCGGCACCGAACTCGGGTTGCGCTACGTCATCGACGGCGAGCCTGGCGAGTGGACGTACTTCACGATCGAGAGCGCCCTCCGCCGGTAG
- a CDS encoding N-acetylglucosamine-6-phosphate deacetylase produces MTPTTDFRGSRVVHSARLVDGDGSITENAWVRFEDGHVAARGTGTDWTDADDVVDAVSVAGPGALLCPGFIDIHGHGGAGAAYDDGAEAIRTGRKMHRAHGTTRAVISLVTASVDALAQQAAVIADLAESDAEILGSHLEGPFLDPGHQGAHEPSLLRHPQTADVARLLEAGRGTVRQVTIAPELPGGLDAVRQIVASGAVAAIGHTDADADAARAAFEAGASILTHAFNAMNGIHHRTPGPVITAAADHRVVLEGIADNIHLHPNIIKLLFDVAPGRVALITDAMAAAGSADGHYDLGAVKVTVKDGVARTDDTGSIAGSTLTQDVALRNAVAAGVPLAEAVRALTSTPAGAIGYGASLGTLQPGFVADAVLMSDGFDVQGVWVGAAPTRSC; encoded by the coding sequence ATGACCCCGACCACCGACTTCCGCGGATCGCGGGTCGTCCATTCCGCACGCCTGGTCGACGGAGATGGTTCGATCACCGAGAACGCGTGGGTGCGCTTCGAGGATGGCCACGTCGCCGCCCGCGGCACGGGAACGGACTGGACCGATGCGGACGACGTGGTCGATGCTGTGTCGGTCGCCGGTCCGGGTGCGCTGCTGTGCCCTGGATTCATCGACATCCACGGTCATGGTGGCGCCGGCGCCGCCTATGACGACGGCGCCGAGGCGATCCGCACCGGCCGGAAGATGCACCGCGCGCACGGCACGACGCGTGCCGTGATCTCGTTGGTGACCGCGAGCGTCGACGCGCTCGCGCAGCAGGCCGCCGTGATCGCCGATCTCGCCGAGTCGGATGCCGAGATCCTCGGTAGCCACCTGGAGGGCCCCTTCCTCGATCCCGGCCATCAGGGCGCGCACGAGCCGTCACTGCTGCGCCACCCGCAGACGGCCGACGTGGCGCGCCTGCTGGAGGCCGGCCGCGGGACGGTGCGTCAGGTCACGATCGCGCCGGAGCTGCCCGGTGGCCTCGACGCGGTCCGTCAGATCGTCGCGTCGGGCGCGGTCGCCGCGATCGGTCACACCGACGCGGATGCGGATGCCGCACGCGCGGCCTTCGAGGCGGGCGCATCGATCCTGACCCACGCGTTCAACGCTATGAACGGCATTCACCACCGCACGCCGGGGCCGGTCATCACTGCCGCGGCCGATCACCGCGTGGTGCTCGAGGGCATCGCCGACAACATCCACCTGCACCCGAACATCATCAAGCTGCTGTTCGACGTCGCGCCAGGTCGCGTGGCGCTGATCACCGATGCGATGGCGGCGGCCGGTAGCGCCGACGGTCACTACGACCTCGGCGCGGTGAAGGTCACGGTGAAGGACGGCGTCGCCCGCACCGACGACACCGGTTCGATCGCGGGTTCGACGCTGACGCAGGACGTGGCGCTGCGCAACGCCGTCGCCGCGGGTGTGCCGTTGGCCGAGGCCGTCCGCGCCCTCACATCGACGCCTGCCGGCGCGATCGGATACGGCGCTTCGCTGGGAACGTTGCAGCCGGGCTTCGTCGCCGATGCGGTGTTGATGAGCGACGGGTTCGACGTGCAGGGCGTCTGGGTCGGAGCGGCGCCGACGCGCTCTTGCTGA
- a CDS encoding family 20 glycosylhydrolase has protein sequence MALPDSLPLIPSPISATAGEGRLALTPGTIAHGCEAASAALIDAVERRTGTRLTTSDATDDAATTIALRVDPAVAAAEGYTLRVAETIEVVGADAAGLFYGVQTLLQLLREGEDGWGWQRAEVSDAPRFAYRGVMLDVTRHFFPVDEVKTVIDRAAALKFNHLHLHLTDDQGWRIEIDAWPLLAEKASTTSANGDAGGFYTKDDYREIVAHAASRHVTIVPEIDLPGHTHAIGVAYPDLVEEPVLNDELVRATEAWGQQLPVRGEPFTGWGVGHSSVRIRDERTYDFVRDVLTELAEITPGPYLHIGGDESLGTSAEDFAYFVERATAIVQQIGKTPVAWHEAGAAAEIATGTVGHFWGALKPSELHASEAAHFVARGGGLILSPSDTIYLDMKYDADYPLGLAWAGLIDVRRSYEWEPTDMLDVPDEAILGIEGPLWTETVRTFEDADQLIYPRIAAVAERAWTPAGSPQLTWDSFRTRLGAMAPLWQADGIHFHRAAEIDWSS, from the coding sequence ATGGCCCTTCCAGATTCCCTCCCCCTGATCCCCTCCCCGATCTCGGCCACGGCCGGAGAGGGGCGCCTCGCACTGACGCCGGGCACCATCGCGCACGGGTGCGAGGCAGCATCCGCCGCCCTGATCGACGCCGTCGAGCGCCGTACCGGCACCCGCCTCACCACGTCGGATGCCACCGATGACGCCGCGACCACGATCGCTCTGCGGGTCGACCCGGCAGTGGCCGCCGCCGAGGGTTACACGCTGCGCGTCGCCGAGACCATCGAGGTGGTCGGCGCCGATGCGGCCGGTCTGTTCTACGGCGTCCAGACCCTGTTGCAGCTGCTGCGCGAGGGCGAGGACGGCTGGGGATGGCAGCGCGCCGAGGTGTCGGATGCCCCCCGCTTCGCCTACCGCGGTGTGATGCTCGATGTCACCCGCCACTTCTTCCCCGTCGACGAGGTCAAGACCGTCATCGACCGCGCTGCCGCGCTGAAGTTCAACCACCTGCACCTGCACCTCACCGACGACCAGGGCTGGCGCATCGAGATCGATGCCTGGCCGCTGCTGGCAGAGAAGGCCTCGACGACGTCTGCCAACGGCGACGCCGGCGGCTTCTACACGAAGGACGACTACCGCGAGATCGTCGCCCACGCGGCATCGCGGCATGTCACGATCGTTCCCGAGATCGACCTGCCCGGCCACACACACGCGATCGGCGTCGCCTACCCGGATCTCGTCGAAGAGCCTGTGCTCAACGACGAGCTCGTGCGCGCCACCGAGGCGTGGGGGCAGCAGCTGCCCGTGCGCGGCGAGCCGTTCACCGGCTGGGGCGTGGGCCACTCCAGCGTGCGCATCCGCGACGAGCGCACGTACGACTTCGTGCGCGACGTGCTCACCGAGCTCGCCGAGATCACCCCCGGCCCGTACCTGCACATCGGTGGCGACGAGTCGCTGGGCACCTCGGCCGAGGACTTCGCGTACTTCGTCGAGCGCGCGACGGCGATTGTGCAGCAGATCGGAAAGACTCCGGTCGCGTGGCACGAGGCCGGCGCTGCCGCCGAGATCGCCACGGGCACGGTCGGCCACTTCTGGGGTGCCCTCAAGCCGTCCGAGCTGCACGCGTCCGAGGCGGCGCATTTCGTCGCGCGCGGCGGTGGGCTGATCCTGTCGCCGTCCGACACGATCTACCTCGATATGAAGTACGACGCCGACTACCCGCTGGGCCTGGCCTGGGCGGGCCTGATCGACGTGCGCCGCTCGTACGAGTGGGAACCGACCGACATGCTCGATGTGCCCGACGAGGCGATCCTCGGCATCGAGGGACCGCTGTGGACCGAGACGGTGCGCACCTTCGAAGACGCAGATCAGCTGATCTACCCGCGCATCGCGGCCGTCGCCGAGCGCGCATGGACGCCCGCGGGATCGCCGCAGCTGACCTGGGACTCGTTCCGTACCCGACTGGGAGCAATGGCTCCGCTGTGGCAGGCTGACGGCATCCACTTCCACCGCGCAGCTGAGATCGACTGGAGCTCCTGA
- the glyA gene encoding serine hydroxymethyltransferase, whose protein sequence is MTDRYFDAPLAEVDPEIAEVLERELNRQRTYLEMIASENFVPVSVLQSQGSVLTNKYAEGYPGRRYYGGCEEVDVAESLAISRAKELFGAEFANVQPHSGATANAAVLHAIARPGDTLLGLSLDHGGHLTHGMKINFSGRLYDIVAYGVDPEASKIDMDEVRALAIEHKPKVIIAGWSAYPRTLDFAAFREIADEVGALLWVDMAHFAGLVAAGLHPNPVPHAHVVSSTVHKTIGGPRSGFILTNDADIAKKINSAVFPGQQGGPLMHVIAAKATAFKIAGSPEFKERQERVLRGASIIADRLSQQDVKDAGVAVRSGGTDVHLVLVDLRDAEIDGKQAEDLLHEIHITVNRNAVPNDPRPPMVTSGLRIGTPALATRGFGDAEFTEVADVIALALQPGADIDALRARVDALAVAFPLYPDLQQ, encoded by the coding sequence ATGACCGACCGCTACTTCGACGCCCCGCTCGCCGAGGTCGACCCCGAGATCGCCGAGGTTCTCGAGCGCGAGCTGAACCGCCAGCGCACGTACCTCGAGATGATCGCCTCTGAGAACTTCGTGCCCGTCTCGGTTCTGCAGTCGCAGGGCTCGGTGCTCACCAACAAGTACGCCGAGGGCTACCCCGGCCGCCGCTACTACGGCGGTTGCGAAGAGGTCGACGTCGCCGAGTCGCTGGCCATCTCGCGTGCCAAGGAGCTCTTCGGCGCCGAGTTCGCCAACGTCCAGCCCCACTCGGGCGCGACGGCCAACGCGGCCGTGCTGCACGCCATCGCCCGTCCCGGCGACACGCTGCTGGGCCTGTCGCTCGACCACGGCGGCCACCTCACCCACGGCATGAAGATCAACTTCTCGGGTCGGCTGTACGACATCGTCGCGTACGGCGTCGACCCCGAGGCCTCGAAGATCGACATGGACGAGGTGCGTGCGCTCGCCATCGAGCACAAGCCCAAGGTGATCATCGCCGGCTGGTCGGCGTACCCGCGCACGCTCGACTTCGCCGCGTTCCGTGAGATCGCCGATGAGGTCGGCGCACTGCTCTGGGTTGACATGGCCCACTTCGCCGGTCTCGTCGCCGCGGGCCTGCACCCCAACCCGGTGCCGCACGCGCACGTGGTCTCGTCGACCGTGCACAAGACGATCGGTGGCCCTCGCTCGGGCTTCATCCTGACGAACGACGCCGACATCGCGAAGAAGATCAACTCGGCTGTCTTCCCCGGTCAGCAGGGCGGTCCGCTCATGCACGTCATCGCCGCCAAGGCGACGGCGTTCAAGATCGCCGGTTCGCCGGAGTTCAAGGAGCGTCAGGAGCGCGTGCTGCGCGGTGCGTCGATCATCGCCGACCGGCTGTCGCAGCAGGACGTCAAGGACGCCGGTGTCGCGGTGCGCTCGGGCGGCACCGACGTGCACCTCGTGCTGGTCGACCTGCGTGACGCCGAGATCGACGGCAAGCAGGCCGAAGACCTGCTGCACGAGATCCACATCACCGTCAACCGCAACGCGGTGCCCAACGACCCGCGCCCGCCGATGGTCACCTCGGGGCTGCGCATCGGCACGCCGGCGCTCGCCACGCGCGGCTTCGGCGACGCCGAGTTCACCGAGGTCGCCGACGTGATCGCCCTGGCGCTGCAGCCGGGTGCCGACATCGACGCGCTGCGCGCCCGCGTGGACGCTCTCGCGGTGGCCTTCCCGCTGTACCCCGACCTCCAGCAGTAA
- a CDS encoding bifunctional methylenetetrahydrofolate dehydrogenase/methenyltetrahydrofolate cyclohydrolase, protein MTAKTLDGKAAAAEIKSELTERVAALRARGIVPGIATVLVGADPASQLYVGMKHRQSEAIGMNSIQRELPADATQQQVEALIDELNADPACHGYIVQLPLPKHLDTDAILERIDPAKDADGLHPTNLGRLVLNVNAPIHTPLPCTPRGVIELLVRNGYDFSGKHVVVVGRGVTIGRPMGLLLTRRDVNATVTQVHTGTPDMAPYLRMADVIVAGAGVKHLIRAADVKPGAAVLDVGVTREDDPETGKSKVYGDVHPDVAEVAGFLSPNPGGVGPMTVALLMTNVVEAAERA, encoded by the coding sequence ATGACGGCGAAGACCCTCGACGGCAAGGCCGCTGCGGCCGAGATCAAGAGTGAGCTGACCGAGCGCGTCGCGGCGCTGCGTGCCCGCGGCATCGTGCCCGGCATCGCCACCGTGCTGGTGGGGGCCGACCCGGCCTCGCAGCTCTACGTCGGCATGAAACACCGCCAGTCTGAGGCGATCGGCATGAACTCCATCCAGCGCGAGCTGCCGGCGGATGCCACCCAGCAGCAGGTCGAAGCGCTGATCGATGAGCTCAACGCCGACCCGGCGTGCCACGGCTACATCGTGCAGCTGCCGCTGCCGAAGCACCTCGACACCGATGCCATCCTCGAGCGCATCGACCCGGCCAAGGACGCCGACGGTCTGCATCCGACCAACCTCGGCCGGCTGGTGCTCAACGTCAACGCGCCGATCCACACACCGCTGCCGTGCACGCCCCGCGGCGTGATCGAGCTTCTCGTGCGCAACGGCTACGACTTCTCGGGCAAGCACGTCGTCGTCGTCGGTCGCGGCGTCACGATCGGCCGGCCGATGGGGCTGCTGCTCACGCGGCGCGACGTCAATGCCACGGTCACCCAGGTGCACACCGGCACGCCGGATATGGCGCCGTACCTGCGGATGGCCGATGTGATCGTCGCCGGCGCGGGGGTCAAGCACCTCATCCGCGCAGCCGACGTCAAGCCCGGCGCCGCCGTGCTTGACGTGGGAGTGACCCGTGAGGATGACCCCGAGACGGGCAAGTCGAAGGTGTACGGCGACGTGCATCCCGACGTCGCCGAGGTCGCCGGATTCCTCTCGCCCAACCCGGGCGGTGTCGGCCCGATGACCGTCGCGCTGCTGATGACGAACGTCGTCGAGGCCGCCGAGCGGGCGTAG